A DNA window from Sphingopyxis macrogoltabida contains the following coding sequences:
- a CDS encoding fatty acid--CoA ligase → MARDVSDLFTFDEFITHWAEDRPERLALREEDRVYNYAELEDRTARVASALLAAGLVKGDRVAWIGKNSDLYFTLFFGAARAGIVMAPIGWRLSPAEWAFIVNDTRAKIVFTGPGFEAVPEQLAGKLAHDARIVGAGEARAMIDGAVRAPFEPSGRDDAVLQLYTSGTTGNPKGAVLSNHNLFALRKHSADSDLAYTKWEDDEAVLVAMPCAHIGGTGLGVMALVSGLPGVVLAEFNPDGVFDAVEQHGVTRFFIVPAALQMLLLHPRCASVDYSRLKYILYGAAPIPLELLRQCIKMFGAQFIQAYGMTETTGTICMLPPEDHDPEGNARMRSAGKPLPGVEVRILGPDGDDVPQGEVGEVVTRSSNNMIGYWNLPDATAKTMTADGWIHTGDAGYLDDDGYLFIHDRMKDMIISGGENVYPAEVESAIFGHPAVQEVAVIGIPDAKWGETVKAVCVAKPGMTVEEADIIAWARDRIAAFKAPRSVDVIDALPRNASGKILRKDLRAPYWEGYERMVN, encoded by the coding sequence ATGGCCCGCGACGTTTCGGACCTTTTTACCTTCGACGAGTTTATCACGCACTGGGCCGAGGACCGGCCCGAACGGCTGGCGCTGCGCGAGGAGGACCGGGTCTATAATTATGCCGAACTCGAAGATCGTACGGCGCGTGTTGCAAGTGCGTTGCTGGCCGCGGGACTGGTAAAGGGCGACCGGGTCGCGTGGATCGGCAAGAACAGCGATCTCTACTTCACGCTCTTCTTCGGTGCTGCCCGCGCCGGCATCGTGATGGCGCCGATCGGCTGGCGGCTGTCGCCTGCCGAATGGGCATTCATCGTCAACGACACGCGGGCGAAGATCGTCTTTACGGGCCCGGGGTTCGAGGCGGTTCCGGAGCAGCTTGCCGGCAAGCTGGCGCACGATGCACGGATCGTCGGCGCCGGCGAAGCACGTGCGATGATCGACGGCGCCGTGCGCGCGCCGTTCGAGCCTTCGGGGCGCGACGACGCGGTGCTCCAGCTCTATACCTCGGGCACGACGGGCAACCCCAAGGGCGCGGTGCTGTCGAACCATAATCTGTTCGCGCTGCGCAAGCATTCGGCCGACAGCGACCTCGCCTATACCAAATGGGAGGATGACGAGGCGGTGCTTGTCGCAATGCCGTGCGCGCATATTGGCGGCACCGGGCTCGGCGTCATGGCGCTGGTGTCGGGCCTGCCGGGCGTCGTGCTTGCCGAATTCAATCCCGACGGCGTGTTCGACGCGGTCGAGCAGCATGGCGTGACGCGCTTCTTCATCGTCCCTGCGGCGCTTCAGATGCTGCTCCTCCACCCGCGCTGCGCCAGCGTCGATTACAGCCGGCTCAAATATATCCTCTATGGCGCGGCGCCGATCCCGCTCGAACTGCTACGCCAGTGCATCAAGATGTTCGGCGCGCAGTTCATCCAGGCCTATGGCATGACCGAGACGACGGGCACCATCTGTATGCTGCCGCCCGAAGACCATGATCCCGAGGGCAATGCGCGCATGCGTTCTGCAGGCAAACCGCTGCCGGGCGTCGAGGTGCGCATCCTCGGGCCGGACGGCGACGATGTGCCGCAGGGCGAGGTGGGCGAGGTCGTCACCCGTTCCTCGAACAATATGATCGGTTACTGGAACCTGCCCGACGCGACGGCGAAGACGATGACCGCCGACGGCTGGATCCACACCGGCGATGCCGGCTATCTCGACGACGACGGCTATCTGTTCATCCATGACCGGATGAAGGACATGATCATCTCGGGCGGCGAGAATGTCTATCCGGCCGAAGTCGAGAGCGCGATCTTCGGCCACCCCGCAGTGCAGGAGGTCGCGGTGATCGGCATCCCCGACGCGAAATGGGGCGAGACGGTGAAGGCGGTGTGCGTTGCGAAACCCGGCATGACCGTCGAGGAAGCTGACATCATCGCGTGGGCGCGCGATCGTATTGCAGCCTTCAAAGCCCCGCGCAGCGTCGATGTGATCGACGCGCTGCCGCGTAACGCGAGCGGGAAGATTTTGCGCAAGGACCTGCGCGCGCCCTATTGGGAGGGCTATGAGCGGATGGTCAATTGA
- a CDS encoding GFA family protein, whose protein sequence is MSDAAVLQGTCACGDAAWTLKGDPGSITACNCTLCRRYGALWAYDYENERIVLSGSTRSFTRPGKADPALEIHFCPTCGSVLCWRGLRLEADGRRRMAVNIRLAPPDAVADLPIDHFDGLDSFDDLPSDSRRVRDLWF, encoded by the coding sequence TTGAGTGACGCCGCCGTCCTGCAAGGGACCTGTGCGTGCGGCGATGCGGCGTGGACGCTGAAGGGCGATCCGGGATCGATCACGGCGTGCAACTGCACGCTTTGCCGCCGCTACGGAGCGCTGTGGGCCTATGATTACGAGAATGAACGGATCGTCCTGTCGGGGAGCACACGGTCGTTCACGCGGCCCGGCAAAGCCGATCCGGCGCTCGAAATCCATTTCTGTCCGACCTGCGGCAGCGTGCTGTGCTGGCGCGGATTGCGGCTCGAAGCGGACGGGCGCCGCCGGATGGCCGTCAATATCCGCCTCGCGCCACCCGACGCAGTAGCGGACCTGCCGATCGATCATTTCGACGGCCTCGACAGCTTCGACGACCTGCCGTCCGACAGCCGCCGCGTCCGCGATTTGTGGTTTTAG